Proteins found in one Rhinolophus ferrumequinum isolate MPI-CBG mRhiFer1 chromosome 9, mRhiFer1_v1.p, whole genome shotgun sequence genomic segment:
- the TMEM69 gene encoding transmembrane protein 69 codes for MLHFIQKFSRASSKMLKYPFTVGLGTSRRIETLSLKTCHQQNFPPLFLRPWPFSSFPVCMSKTQYYHTSPCSFKKQKQEVLPSRPTKTITYLPDSPKPALYIILAGLIPFIAPPLFMVMTKSYIPILAFTQMAYGASFLSFLGGIRWGFTLSEGSPAKPDFLNLANSTAPVVFSWFAFLISERLSEAIVTVIIGLGTALHIELFLLPHYPNWFKALRIVVTLVAFLSFVITLLVKVIYPEKGPKRPGKVE; via the exons ATGCTTCATTTCATCCAGAAGTTTTCTCGCGCATCTTCAAAG ATGCTGAAGTACCCTTTCACAGTTGGACTAGGAACCAGCAGGAGAATAGAAACACTTTCTCTTAAGACATGTCACCAGCAGAACTTTCCACCTTTGTTTCTGAGACCTTGGCCTTTCTCATCATTTCCAGTCTGTATGAGCAAGACACAATACTATCATACTTCCCCATGCAGTTTTAAGAAGCAGAAGCAAGAAGTACTTCCATCCAGGCCAACAAAAACCATCACTTACTTGCCTGACAGCCCGAAGCCAGCATTATACATAATTCTGGCAGGTCTAATCCCCTTCATTGCTCCACCGCTGTTCATGGTAATGACAAAGAGTTATATCCCCATATTAGCTTTTACTCAGATGGCTTATGGAGCCAGTTTCCTATCTTTCTTGGGAGGGATCAGATGGGGTTTTACTCTGTCAGAAGGTAGTCCAGCTAAACCAGACTTCCTCAATTTAGCTAATAGCACAGCTCCTGTTGTGTTTTCATGGTTTGCCTTCCTTATTTCTGAAAGGCTCAGTGAAGCtatagtaacagtaataataggTTTGGGGACAGCATTACATATTGAACTTTTTCTCTTGCCACATTACCCCAATTGGTTCAAAGCCCTGAGGATCGTAGTCACTTTAGTGGCCTTTTTATCATTTGTAATCACTTTATTAGTTAAAGTTATTTATCCAGAGAAAGGACCCAAGAGACCTGGTAAAGtggaataa